One window from the genome of Prinia subflava isolate CZ2003 ecotype Zambia chromosome 2, Cam_Psub_1.2, whole genome shotgun sequence encodes:
- the TENT5A gene encoding terminal nucleotidyltransferase 5A, producing the protein MADDEKAGGSSADGGESAQCNVLSWEQVQRLDRILSETIPIHGRGNFPTLAMQPRQIVKVVRSRLEEKGIGLRDVRLNGSAASHVLHQDSGLGYKDLDLIFCADLKGEAEFQTVKDVVLDCLLDFLPEGVNKEKITPLTLKEAYVQKMVKVCNDSDRWSLISLSNNSGKNVELKFVDSLRRQFEFSVDSFQIKLDSLLLFYECSENPMTETFHPTIIGESVYGDFQEAFDHLCNKIIATRNPEEIRGGGLLKYCNLLVRGFRAASESEIKSLQRYMCSRFFIDFSDIGEQQRKLESYLQNHFVGLEDRKYDYLMTLHGVVNESTVCLMGHERRQTLNLITMLAIRVLAEQNIIPNVANVTCYYQPAPYVADANFSNYYIAQVQTVFPCQQHTYSTWLPCN; encoded by the exons ATGGCAGACGATGAGAAGGCCGGCGGGAGTTCCGCGGACGGCGGCGAGAGCGCGCAGTGCaatgtgctgagctgggagcaagTGCAGCGTCTGGACCGCATCCTCAGCGAAACCATCCCCATCCACGGCCGCGGTAACTTCCCCACGCTGGCCATGCAGCCTCGCCAGATCGTCAAGGTGGTGCGGAGCCggctggaagagaagggcaTCGGCCTGCGGGACGTGCGGCTGAACGGCTCGGCCGCCAGCCACGTCCTCCACCAGGACAGCGGCCTGGGCTACAAGGACTTGGACCTCATCTTCTGCGCCGACCTCAAAGGAGAAGCCGAATTTCAGACTGTGAAGGACGTGGTCTTGGACTGCCTCTTGGATTTCTTACCCGAGGGGGTGAATAAGGAGAAGATCACGCCTCTCACACTCAAG GAGGCTTATGTGCAGAAAATGGTAAAAGTATGCAATGATTCAGACCGATGGAGTCTTATCTCCCTGTCCAACAACAGTGGCAAAAATGTGGAGCTGAAATTTGTGGACTCTCTGAGGCGGCAGTTTGAATTCAGCGTCGATTCCTTTCAAATCAAGCTGGactccctgctgcttttttatGAGTGCTCAGAGAATCCGATGACTGAAACTTTTCACCCAACTATCATTGGCGAGAGTGTTTATGGGGATTTCCAGGAAGCCTTTGATCACCTCTGCAACAAGATAATTGCCACCAGAAACCCAGAAGAAATCAGAGGAGGTGGTCTTCTGAAGTACTGCAACCTTTTGGTAAGGGGCTTTAGGGCAGCCTCTGAATCTGAGATTAAATCCCTGCAGAGATACATGTGTTCGAGGTTCTTCATTGACTTCTCAGACATTGGCGAACAGCAGAGAAAGCTGGAGTCCTACTTGCAGAACCACTTTGTGGGATTAGAAGACCGCAAGTATGACTATCTCATGACCCTTCACGGTGTGGTGAATGAGAGCACAGTGTGCCTGATGGGACATGAGAGGAGACAGACTCTAAATCTGATCACCATGCTGGCCATCCGGGTTCTAGCCGAGCAAAATATCATCCCCAACGTGGCCAATGTCACCTGCTATTACCAGCCAGCCCCCTACGTAGCAGATGCCAACTTCAGCAATTACTATATTGCCCAGGTTCAGACGGTGTTCCCTTGCCAGCAGCACACATACTCTACTTGGCTGCCCTGTAATTAA